The following proteins are co-located in the Imtechella halotolerans genome:
- a CDS encoding lysoplasmalogenase — protein sequence MKTVKTYKLLRFSAIFLILLALDIIVLNKPELQDLRYITKPSLLSSLLIFFYFRSKHLESISRKLGMTALFFMLLGDILLMFVPNSENYFIAGLLAFLIGNSFYIALFFQRKTIRLKKFLLFIAFLLTYALTILFIIHDSLGSFFLPVVVYMIVMLNMAKAAFLRCIEVNTASYYLVLIGVILFLVSDTILAIDKFHETIPYAGTLIMLTYGLGQWGITLGVVKQAALKKG from the coding sequence ATGAAAACCGTTAAAACCTACAAACTACTTAGATTTAGTGCCATTTTTTTAATCCTTTTAGCATTAGACATTATTGTTTTAAACAAACCTGAATTACAAGATCTTAGGTACATTACAAAACCAAGTCTACTTAGTTCCTTGCTCATTTTTTTCTATTTCAGGAGCAAACATTTAGAATCCATATCCCGTAAATTAGGAATGACTGCACTCTTTTTTATGCTATTGGGCGATATCTTACTTATGTTTGTGCCGAATTCTGAAAACTATTTTATTGCGGGTCTATTGGCTTTTCTTATCGGAAATAGTTTTTATATCGCCTTGTTTTTTCAACGAAAAACGATCCGTCTCAAAAAATTCTTGCTATTTATTGCTTTTCTTTTAACATACGCCTTAACTATTCTATTTATCATTCACGATAGCCTAGGCTCATTTTTCTTGCCAGTAGTAGTGTACATGATAGTGATGCTCAATATGGCTAAAGCGGCATTTTTGCGTTGTATAGAAGTGAATACTGCAAGTTATTATCTCGTGCTGATTGGTGTTATACTTTTTTTAGTTTCTGATACTATTTTAGCCATTGACAAATTTCATGAAACCATACCTTATGCAGGAACCTTGATCATGCTTACCTACGGACTAGGCCAATGGGGAATCACGCTTGGTGTTGTTAAACAAGCAGCTCTTAAAAAAGGATAA
- a CDS encoding 2TM domain-containing protein — MEQKEYHKEDRYLQAVERVKEIKGFYTHLLVYILINCMLLWLNTKGFKEPLFEIDNFYTIFFWGIGLVFHAWGVFGKGLLFSKDWEARKIKEFMKEDQYNKWE; from the coding sequence ATGGAACAAAAAGAGTATCATAAAGAAGATCGCTATCTACAGGCTGTAGAGCGTGTTAAAGAGATAAAAGGTTTTTACACCCATCTTTTGGTGTACATCCTTATTAATTGTATGTTATTGTGGCTAAATACCAAAGGTTTTAAAGAGCCACTATTTGAAATTGATAATTTTTATACAATTTTCTTCTGGGGAATAGGTCTTGTTTTTCATGCTTGGGGTGTATTTGGGAAAGGATTATTGTTTTCCAAAGACTGGGAGGCACGTAAGATTAAAGAATTTATGAAAGAGGATCAATATAATAAGTGGGAATAG
- a CDS encoding diphthine--ammonia ligase, translating to MYFFNWSTGKDSALALYQLLQQGIPVTKLLTTLHSSTMRVSMHGISLEMVKKQIEALGLDWMPIYLPKTDSMERYNEIIGAAIDELKKQGYTHAAFGDIFLEDLRLYREKQLEKAGLKAVFPLWKQDTYGLVNRFTELGFKAVVVCVNAKYMDASFVGCELDENFIKRLPQGVDPCGENGEFHTFVYDGPLFKNRVAFTIGEKVLKSYPPTYDSNGNTIDNSFWYCDILSH from the coding sequence ATGTATTTTTTTAATTGGAGTACGGGTAAAGATTCGGCCTTGGCTCTTTATCAGCTTCTACAACAAGGAATTCCTGTTACTAAGTTGCTAACTACACTTCATAGCTCTACTATGAGAGTGTCCATGCATGGGATTAGCTTGGAAATGGTGAAGAAACAGATTGAAGCATTGGGTTTAGATTGGATGCCCATTTACCTACCTAAGACAGACTCTATGGAACGTTATAACGAAATTATAGGAGCCGCCATAGATGAATTAAAGAAACAAGGATATACACATGCTGCTTTTGGAGATATTTTTTTGGAAGATTTACGACTATATCGTGAAAAGCAACTAGAAAAGGCGGGATTAAAGGCTGTCTTTCCTCTATGGAAGCAAGACACGTATGGGCTTGTAAACAGATTCACGGAATTAGGATTTAAAGCCGTTGTTGTCTGTGTAAATGCAAAGTATATGGATGCTTCTTTTGTAGGTTGTGAATTGGATGAAAATTTTATAAAACGACTTCCACAAGGGGTGGACCCCTGTGGGGAAAATGGGGAATTTCATACATTCGTTTATGATGGCCCTTTGTTTAAAAATAGAGTAGCGTTTACCATTGGAGAAAAAGTGCTGAAAAGTTATCCGCCAACGTACGATTCGAATGGAAATACTATAGATAATTCGTTTTGGTATTGCGATATCTTATCCCATTAG
- the aroQ gene encoding type II 3-dehydroquinate dehydratase: protein MKILIINGPNLNLLGKREPEIYGNKTFEDILEGLKMQYPNVTLEYFQSNVEGELINKLHQAGFDHDGIILNAGAYTHTSVAIGDAVKGIKTPVVEVHISNTFSRESFRHVSYISPNAQGVILGFGMQSYALAIQSFLM, encoded by the coding sequence ATGAAAATACTAATTATCAACGGACCTAATTTAAACCTACTTGGAAAAAGAGAACCTGAGATTTATGGGAATAAAACCTTTGAGGATATTTTAGAAGGTCTAAAAATGCAATATCCTAATGTCACTTTAGAGTATTTCCAGTCTAATGTCGAAGGAGAGCTCATCAATAAACTACATCAGGCCGGTTTTGACCATGATGGTATTATTCTTAATGCAGGAGCTTATACTCATACTTCTGTTGCCATTGGAGATGCTGTTAAAGGAATAAAAACACCGGTTGTAGAAGTGCATATTTCGAATACATTCTCTAGAGAATCTTTCCGACACGTTTCTTACATTTCTCCGAATGCACAAGGTGTAATTTTAGGTTTTGGTATGCAAAGTTATGCACTTGCTATCCAAAGTTTTTTAATGTAA
- a CDS encoding adenylate/guanylate cyclase domain-containing protein: MIKKNRNRCFLAILFLITGGAYTQQARLDSLTSAIKTMERDSSMVLALNDLSSEYLQSDNQTKALRYANEALQLAEKIEYLRGKGYALKNMGLVYYYQGDYLNVMEYWTKSLETFERISDTVGIANMVNNLGAVYYTQGANTKAIENYLVSLRISEKKRDTIRMVTSLLNIGGVYSDNPNDYEKALDYYNRAEPYLQNLKDSQLTSSYLLGVGEIYLKQGRYKEAQNYFKEALPYNENSSLYAHNLTKLGETEYRMGSSEAAIEHLTKAYELAQENNQPLPITQALMGLATIYQPTNPRKGLEYYNKAISIAKEVGLQYELRDIYKGMSVAYEGLGRYEDAFKYQKLFLAYKDSLFNLETNDKIRGLQFDFDLEKKQDQIELLEKESEIIQLREKRQKSLVYVSAITSVLVFFLALGMYNRYKYVKRTNHIIEEEKNRSEKLLLNILPYETALELKEYGKVKAQRFDSVSVMFTDFQGFTKYSEGMAPEALVESVDYFFSKFDTIIEKYQLEKIKTIGDSYMCAGGLPFPEENHPVKIVEAAIEILGFVEESRKKESLLANFNIRIGINTGPVVAGVVGLKKFAYDIWGDAVNVASRMENASDPAQINISENTYLLIKDIFECEYRGMIDVKNKGMMKMYFVKGKK; this comes from the coding sequence ATGATTAAAAAGAATCGAAACAGGTGTTTTTTAGCTATTCTGTTCCTAATTACAGGGGGAGCATATACTCAACAAGCACGTTTAGATAGTCTTACTAGTGCTATTAAAACCATGGAACGTGATAGCTCCATGGTTTTAGCACTTAATGATTTGAGTTCCGAATATCTACAGTCAGATAATCAGACTAAGGCTTTGCGTTATGCCAACGAAGCACTACAATTAGCAGAAAAAATTGAGTATCTAAGAGGAAAAGGTTATGCCCTAAAAAACATGGGGTTGGTGTATTACTACCAAGGAGATTACCTCAATGTGATGGAATATTGGACAAAGTCACTTGAAACTTTTGAGCGTATTTCGGATACGGTAGGTATTGCCAATATGGTTAATAATTTAGGGGCCGTATATTATACTCAAGGTGCTAATACCAAGGCTATTGAAAATTATTTGGTTTCCCTTCGTATTTCAGAGAAGAAAAGAGATACCATCCGGATGGTCACTTCTTTATTAAACATTGGGGGGGTGTATTCTGATAATCCAAATGATTATGAAAAAGCCTTAGATTATTATAATAGAGCAGAACCTTATCTCCAAAACCTTAAAGATAGCCAACTTACTTCTTCCTATTTGTTAGGAGTTGGTGAAATTTATTTAAAGCAAGGAAGGTATAAAGAAGCTCAAAATTATTTTAAAGAAGCCCTTCCCTATAATGAAAATTCCTCATTATACGCGCATAATTTGACCAAGCTTGGAGAAACTGAATATCGGATGGGTAGCTCAGAGGCTGCCATAGAACACCTTACAAAAGCATATGAACTAGCTCAAGAAAATAATCAACCATTGCCTATTACGCAGGCTTTAATGGGCCTAGCCACTATTTATCAACCTACGAATCCACGAAAGGGACTTGAGTATTATAACAAGGCTATTAGTATAGCTAAAGAGGTAGGATTACAATATGAATTGCGCGACATTTATAAAGGCATGTCTGTAGCCTATGAAGGACTAGGTCGATATGAGGACGCTTTCAAATATCAAAAGCTTTTTTTAGCCTACAAAGATTCATTGTTCAATCTGGAAACCAATGATAAAATTCGCGGATTACAATTTGATTTTGATTTGGAAAAGAAACAAGATCAGATAGAACTATTAGAAAAAGAATCAGAAATTATTCAACTTCGAGAAAAGCGACAGAAAAGTTTGGTATACGTATCAGCTATTACTTCTGTATTGGTATTTTTCTTAGCCTTAGGGATGTATAATCGCTATAAGTACGTCAAACGTACCAATCATATAATTGAAGAAGAAAAAAATCGTTCTGAAAAGCTGTTACTCAATATTTTACCCTATGAAACTGCGCTAGAATTAAAAGAGTATGGTAAGGTTAAAGCACAGCGATTTGATTCTGTAAGTGTTATGTTTACCGATTTTCAAGGATTTACAAAATATTCGGAAGGGATGGCACCAGAAGCATTGGTAGAGAGCGTCGATTACTTCTTTTCCAAATTTGATACAATCATTGAAAAATACCAGCTTGAAAAAATAAAAACCATAGGGGACTCTTATATGTGTGCTGGAGGACTGCCTTTTCCTGAAGAAAATCATCCTGTTAAAATTGTGGAAGCCGCCATTGAAATACTAGGATTTGTTGAAGAATCCAGAAAAAAGGAATCTCTGTTAGCCAATTTTAATATTAGGATAGGCATTAATACCGGGCCAGTGGTGGCTGGAGTAGTAGGGCTAAAGAAGTTTGCCTATGATATTTGGGGTGATGCGGTGAATGTGGCCTCTCGCATGGAAAATGCTTCAGACCCCGCACAGATTAATATTTCTGAAAACACCTATCTTCTAATAAAGGATATTTTTGAATGTGAGTATAGGGGAATGATAGATGTAAAAAATAAAGGAATGATGAAAATGTATTTTGTAAAAGGGAAAAAATAG
- a CDS encoding HD domain-containing protein: protein MKGYNHLRKKALSILKDQLSESLTYHGIHHTLNVLNVCNQYIRRNKIPSHPAKLLRLGALLHDIGFTVSNINHEEHSVKISRELMRECNFNSLDTETVVNLIYATRIPQHPKNELEKILCDADLDYLGRSDFYSISDQLFQELKYFSVLKDKKEWNKAQIKFLESHSYHTPYAQKYRQPEKEKRIKEIRSKLN, encoded by the coding sequence ATGAAAGGTTACAACCATCTTAGGAAAAAAGCATTGTCAATATTAAAGGATCAACTCTCTGAAAGTCTTACCTATCACGGGATACATCATACGTTAAATGTACTTAACGTATGTAACCAATATATAAGACGAAATAAAATACCCTCACATCCCGCAAAACTATTGAGGTTAGGAGCACTATTGCATGATATCGGTTTTACAGTATCGAATATTAATCATGAAGAACATAGTGTTAAAATAAGTCGTGAACTGATGAGGGAGTGTAATTTTAACTCTTTGGATACAGAAACCGTTGTCAATTTAATTTATGCTACAAGAATTCCTCAGCACCCTAAAAATGAGTTGGAAAAAATATTGTGCGATGCTGATTTGGATTACCTGGGACGGTCTGACTTTTATAGTATAAGTGACCAGCTTTTTCAAGAACTAAAATATTTTTCAGTACTAAAGGATAAGAAGGAATGGAACAAAGCGCAGATTAAATTTTTGGAATCTCATTCCTATCATACACCTTATGCTCAGAAATATAGGCAACCAGAAAAGGAAAAACGAATTAAGGAGATACGTTCAAAGTTAAATTAA
- a CDS encoding Pycsar system effector family protein yields MKEESYNYWMQIERLDRLIRASELKAGLIISFHSLLVGVFFDRLDSLQQTFQDSIMFIVLVCLWLLFVGISIYYAINCFIPRMELKYDNNVFFFSDAVRKYGDIHQFSKTYCKICNNEKLLYDQLSQQVYIGSKIIDHKFKSVQKSVKYLAYSFIYVVLLLVLWLTMLF; encoded by the coding sequence ATGAAAGAAGAATCATATAATTACTGGATGCAAATTGAGCGTTTAGATAGACTTATACGAGCGTCAGAACTTAAGGCAGGACTTATAATTTCTTTTCACAGCCTACTGGTGGGAGTTTTTTTTGATAGACTAGATTCTCTACAACAAACATTTCAAGACAGCATTATGTTTATTGTTTTAGTGTGCCTATGGTTATTGTTTGTGGGCATATCAATTTATTATGCCATTAATTGTTTTATTCCTCGGATGGAGCTTAAATATGACAATAATGTGTTCTTTTTTAGTGATGCTGTCCGAAAGTATGGAGATATTCATCAGTTCAGTAAAACCTACTGTAAAATTTGTAATAACGAGAAACTCTTGTATGATCAGTTAAGTCAACAAGTGTATATTGGAAGTAAAATTATTGATCATAAATTTAAAAGCGTTCAAAAATCGGTTAAGTATTTAGCCTATAGTTTTATATACGTGGTATTGTTGTTAGTATTATGGCTTACAATGTTGTTTTAG
- a CDS encoding LytR/AlgR family response regulator transcription factor — protein sequence MRIIIIEDEKPAARLLQRKLENMAIKVECMLHSVEASLRWFKENPHPDLIFLDIQLSDGLSFEIFEEIEITSAVIFTTAYDDYALKAFKLNSIDYLLKPIDDQELQVAFEKFKMRIPSKEQVVLDFNQIKQFLVNPLERSYRKRFTTRIGQHLKMISVEEIECFYSENKGTYAFTLEGRNYLLENTLEDLDQELAPEVFFRISRKFYVNINAIKDIVSYTNSRLEIKLHTYNELPIIVSRERVKAFRDWLNTH from the coding sequence ATGAGAATTATAATAATAGAGGATGAAAAGCCGGCAGCTAGACTTTTACAACGGAAGCTGGAAAATATGGCTATAAAAGTGGAGTGTATGCTGCATTCTGTGGAAGCCTCTTTACGTTGGTTTAAAGAAAATCCACATCCCGATTTGATTTTCCTAGATATTCAACTATCAGATGGGTTATCTTTCGAAATTTTTGAAGAAATAGAAATCACTAGCGCAGTTATTTTTACTACAGCCTATGATGATTATGCTCTTAAAGCCTTTAAATTAAATAGTATTGATTACCTGTTAAAACCTATCGATGATCAGGAATTGCAAGTAGCTTTTGAAAAGTTTAAGATGCGGATTCCATCCAAGGAACAGGTGGTGCTCGATTTCAATCAGATTAAACAATTTCTTGTAAATCCTTTGGAGAGAAGCTATAGAAAGAGGTTTACTACCAGAATAGGTCAGCACTTAAAAATGATTTCAGTTGAAGAAATTGAATGTTTTTACAGTGAAAATAAAGGGACCTATGCCTTTACCTTGGAAGGGAGGAACTATTTATTGGAAAACACCTTAGAAGACCTTGATCAAGAACTTGCTCCCGAAGTGTTTTTTAGAATAAGTAGGAAATTCTATGTAAATATTAATGCAATAAAGGACATTGTATCCTACACGAATTCCAGATTGGAAATAAAGCTACACACTTATAATGAGCTGCCAATAATTGTGAGTAGAGAGCGTGTGAAAGCATTTAGGGATTGGTTAAATACCCATTAA
- a CDS encoding 2TM domain-containing protein, protein MFQSLLKYLFKSILAGIVISGIIASFIWLVQYLNGRIFSMQILSKEFGYYLIYGIVLTTINSTFFDYLNSRSWRKGRRFRLLIGVLGSFFLTILGVFLIRLGIGVVFEGADLIGFIKGEQARFYIVAVIITLVFVLFFHALHFYKELQRNKLTQQKIIAGTASAQFDALKNQLDPHFLFNSLNVLTSLIDENPTMAQKFTTSLSKVYRYVLEQKNKELVSLEEELSFAKTYMDLLKMRFENSVFFELPTKVINPDAKIVPLSLQLLLENAVKHNVVSEQKPLRIRIYEEGNNLLVENNLQKKQVLQDRKGVGLQNIINRYAIITDRRIHINQSDTVFSVQLPLLTKQISTMDTTQFNESNAYIKARQRVKEIKDFYGNLTSYCLVIPFLIFINYQVSWGFQWFWFPLLGWGMGVAIHGFTVFGYGKTWEERKIRELMEQDEKTSKNWK, encoded by the coding sequence ATGTTTCAATCTTTACTTAAATATCTTTTTAAATCAATTCTAGCGGGAATTGTTATAAGTGGGATTATAGCATCCTTTATCTGGCTTGTCCAGTATTTAAATGGTCGAATATTCAGTATGCAAATTTTAAGTAAAGAATTTGGATACTATCTAATTTACGGCATAGTACTCACAACGATCAATAGTACCTTTTTTGATTATTTGAATTCACGTTCTTGGCGTAAGGGTAGGAGGTTTAGATTACTTATAGGGGTTTTAGGCAGTTTTTTTCTTACAATTTTAGGTGTATTTCTTATTCGATTAGGTATTGGGGTAGTATTTGAAGGGGCCGATCTCATTGGTTTTATTAAAGGGGAACAAGCTCGGTTTTATATTGTAGCGGTAATTATTACCTTGGTATTTGTGTTGTTTTTTCATGCGCTACATTTTTATAAAGAGTTACAGCGAAATAAGTTAACACAACAAAAGATAATTGCTGGAACTGCTTCTGCGCAATTTGATGCCTTAAAGAATCAGTTAGATCCTCATTTTCTTTTTAATAGTTTAAATGTGTTGACATCGCTTATAGATGAAAACCCGACAATGGCTCAAAAGTTTACAACCTCTTTATCTAAAGTATATCGGTATGTTTTAGAACAAAAGAATAAAGAGTTGGTGAGTTTAGAGGAGGAACTTTCCTTTGCAAAAACCTATATGGATCTTTTAAAAATGCGATTTGAAAATAGTGTGTTTTTTGAACTTCCAACAAAGGTTATTAATCCAGATGCTAAGATAGTACCCCTTTCTCTTCAATTATTGCTTGAAAATGCGGTGAAACACAATGTAGTAAGTGAACAGAAACCACTACGGATTCGTATCTATGAAGAAGGGAATAATCTGCTGGTTGAAAATAATCTTCAAAAAAAACAAGTATTACAAGATCGTAAAGGAGTAGGTCTACAGAACATTATAAATCGCTATGCTATAATTACAGACCGAAGAATACATATTAACCAAAGCGATACTGTCTTTTCTGTACAGTTACCGCTATTAACTAAACAAATAAGTACTATGGATACCACACAATTTAATGAGAGCAATGCGTACATCAAAGCTCGTCAGCGCGTAAAAGAAATTAAAGACTTTTATGGTAATTTGACTTCCTATTGTCTAGTAATACCCTTCTTGATTTTTATAAACTATCAGGTTTCATGGGGATTTCAATGGTTTTGGTTTCCTTTATTGGGATGGGGTATGGGTGTAGCCATTCATGGATTTACGGTGTTTGGATATGGAAAAACATGGGAAGAAAGAAAGATCCGCGAACTTATGGAACAAGATGAAAAAACATCTAAAAACTGGAAATAG
- the lpdA gene encoding dihydrolipoyl dehydrogenase, which translates to MNKYDVIVLGSGPGGYVTAIRASQLGFKTAVVEKENLGGVCLNWGCIPTKALLKSAQVFDYLKHAEDYGLTVKEYDKDFDAIIKRSRGVAEGMSKGVQFLMKKNKIEVIEGFGKLKAGKKIDVKDKDGKTTEYSADHIIIATGARSRELPSLPQDGKKVIGYREAMTLPTQPKKMIVVGSGAIGIEFAHFYNSMGTDVTVVEFMPNIVPVEDEEVSKQLERSFKKAGVKIMTSAEVTKVDTSGAGVKATIKTSKGEEILEADIVLSAVGIKTNIEGIGLEDVGIAVDRDKILVNDYYQTNIPGYYAIGDVTPGQALAHVASAEGILCVEKIAGMHVEALDYGNIPGCTYCTPEIASVGLTEKQAREKGLDIKVGKFPFSASGKAKAGGNSDGFVKVIFDAKYGEWLGCHMIGAGVTDMIAEAVVARKLETTGHEVLKAVHPHPTMSEAVMEAVAAAYGEVIHI; encoded by the coding sequence ATGAATAAGTACGATGTTATCGTTTTAGGGAGTGGTCCAGGAGGATATGTTACTGCTATCCGCGCCTCCCAGCTAGGATTTAAAACTGCCGTTGTAGAAAAAGAAAACCTTGGTGGGGTATGCCTTAACTGGGGATGTATCCCAACCAAAGCATTATTAAAAAGCGCCCAAGTATTTGACTACCTTAAGCATGCTGAAGATTACGGACTTACCGTAAAGGAATATGACAAAGATTTTGATGCCATCATTAAACGTAGCCGCGGAGTTGCTGAGGGAATGAGTAAGGGTGTTCAATTCCTTATGAAGAAAAATAAAATTGAGGTAATTGAAGGATTCGGCAAGTTAAAAGCCGGAAAAAAAATTGATGTTAAGGATAAAGACGGAAAAACAACAGAGTATAGTGCTGATCACATTATTATAGCTACTGGAGCACGCTCTAGAGAATTGCCTAGCTTACCACAAGATGGTAAAAAAGTCATTGGATACCGTGAGGCTATGACGCTTCCTACCCAGCCTAAGAAAATGATCGTTGTGGGAAGTGGCGCTATTGGAATTGAATTTGCTCATTTCTACAACTCAATGGGAACAGATGTGACCGTTGTAGAATTTATGCCAAACATTGTTCCGGTTGAGGATGAAGAAGTTTCAAAACAACTAGAGCGCAGCTTTAAAAAGGCAGGTGTTAAAATTATGACTTCTGCTGAGGTCACCAAAGTAGACACCTCTGGTGCTGGAGTAAAGGCTACCATAAAGACTTCTAAGGGTGAGGAAATACTAGAAGCAGATATTGTGCTTTCAGCTGTAGGTATTAAAACCAATATTGAAGGAATTGGGTTAGAAGATGTAGGTATTGCTGTTGATCGTGATAAAATTTTGGTAAATGATTACTATCAAACCAACATACCAGGCTATTACGCTATTGGTGACGTAACTCCGGGTCAGGCCTTAGCTCACGTTGCTTCTGCTGAAGGTATTCTATGTGTAGAAAAAATCGCAGGAATGCACGTTGAAGCATTGGATTATGGTAATATACCAGGATGTACCTATTGTACCCCTGAGATTGCTTCTGTGGGTCTTACAGAAAAGCAGGCCCGTGAAAAAGGACTTGATATCAAAGTTGGGAAATTCCCATTCTCTGCAAGTGGTAAAGCCAAAGCAGGTGGAAATTCTGACGGATTTGTAAAAGTGATTTTTGATGCCAAATATGGTGAATGGCTAGGTTGTCACATGATTGGTGCTGGTGTTACGGATATGATAGCTGAAGCTGTTGTAGCGCGTAAACTTGAAACCACCGGACATGAGGTTCTTAAAGCTGTACACCCACATCCAACCATGAGTGAGGCTGTGATGGAGGCTGTAGCAGCAGCCTATGGAGAGGTAATTCACATTTAA
- a CDS encoding NAD(P)/FAD-dependent oxidoreductase — protein sequence MQRELTLQVSPEIAANSEALHIATAQHSGIPLSEIKHIEILRRSIDSRQRNIKINLKVLVFVNEDFEDIPISLPSYPEVSQQESILIVGAGPAGLFAALRCIELGKKPIVLERGKDVKARRRDLKALNLQHIVNEDSNYCFGEGGAGTYSDGKLYTRSKKRGDVMRILKLLVGFGATKEILIDAHPHIGTNKLPKIIEDIRNQIIASGGEIHFNTRVTDILVKSNEIHGIQTATGDLLHCRKLILATGHSARDIFELLYTKGIYIEAKPFALGVRAEHPQSLIDKIQYKCDDRGDYLPPSAYSIVKQVHGRGMYSFCMCPGGIIAPCATSPQEVVTNGWSPSKRDQSTANSGIVVELRPEDFKAFGDSPLAGMYFQKEIEQRAWLKAGKTQAVPAQRMVDFTQKKVSSTLPTTSYKPGVSSVELGEVFPTFITKILRDGFVAFGNTMRGYFTNEAILHAPESRTSSPVRIPRDSFTLEHVQIKGLYPCGEGAGYAGGIISAAIDGEKCAERCVESMGTFSSI from the coding sequence ATGCAACGCGAATTAACGTTACAAGTATCTCCTGAAATTGCAGCCAATTCGGAAGCACTGCATATTGCCACAGCCCAACATAGCGGTATTCCCCTCTCAGAAATTAAACATATAGAAATTTTAAGACGATCGATAGATTCGCGCCAACGAAACATTAAAATCAACCTTAAAGTTCTCGTTTTTGTCAATGAAGATTTTGAGGATATTCCAATAAGTCTGCCTTCTTATCCTGAAGTATCGCAACAAGAATCCATATTAATTGTGGGTGCTGGACCTGCAGGACTTTTTGCAGCACTTCGTTGCATTGAATTGGGAAAAAAACCTATAGTCCTTGAAAGAGGAAAGGATGTAAAGGCAAGAAGACGAGACCTTAAAGCGCTTAACCTTCAACATATTGTCAATGAAGATTCTAATTATTGCTTTGGAGAAGGAGGCGCTGGCACCTATAGTGATGGTAAGTTATATACCCGCTCTAAAAAACGAGGGGATGTAATGCGTATTCTAAAGCTTTTGGTAGGGTTTGGTGCCACTAAAGAGATTCTTATCGATGCCCACCCACATATAGGCACCAATAAGCTTCCTAAAATAATTGAGGATATTCGCAATCAAATTATTGCTTCAGGTGGTGAAATTCATTTTAATACACGTGTTACCGACATCCTTGTAAAATCAAATGAAATACATGGAATTCAAACGGCTACAGGAGATTTGTTGCATTGTCGAAAACTCATTCTTGCCACTGGACATTCAGCTAGAGATATTTTTGAATTGTTATATACAAAAGGAATATATATAGAGGCAAAACCATTTGCCCTAGGAGTACGAGCCGAACATCCGCAATCTCTTATTGATAAGATTCAATACAAATGTGATGACAGAGGCGATTATCTTCCTCCCTCAGCTTACAGTATTGTAAAACAAGTACACGGAAGAGGAATGTATTCTTTCTGTATGTGTCCCGGTGGCATTATTGCACCTTGCGCCACCAGCCCACAAGAAGTTGTAACTAACGGGTGGTCTCCAAGTAAACGTGATCAATCCACTGCCAACTCTGGTATAGTTGTAGAACTCCGTCCAGAAGATTTTAAAGCCTTTGGCGATTCTCCTTTAGCAGGTATGTATTTTCAAAAAGAAATTGAACAAAGAGCATGGTTGAAAGCTGGAAAAACTCAGGCTGTCCCTGCACAAAGAATGGTTGATTTTACGCAAAAAAAGGTAAGTTCCACACTACCTACAACCTCTTATAAACCGGGAGTATCATCAGTAGAACTTGGTGAAGTATTTCCAACATTTATCACCAAAATACTTAGAGATGGCTTTGTTGCCTTTGGCAATACTATGCGTGGATATTTTACCAATGAGGCTATTTTACATGCTCCTGAATCAAGGACTTCTTCACCTGTCCGCATTCCTAGAGATTCATTTACTTTAGAACATGTGCAAATCAAAGGATTATATCCTTGTGGCGAAGGTGCTGGTTATGCAGGAGGTATTATTTCTGCGGCAATTGATGGAGAAAAATGTGCAGAGCGCTGCGTTGAAAGTATGGGTACCTTCTCATCAATTTAA